A window from Triticum aestivum cultivar Chinese Spring chromosome 6D, IWGSC CS RefSeq v2.1, whole genome shotgun sequence encodes these proteins:
- the LOC123146103 gene encoding desumoylating isopeptidase 1 — translation MAEEGHKVVLNVYDLSNGLARQLSTSFLGKPIEAIWHTGVVVYGNEYFFGGGIQAAPAGATQYGRPVRVVDLGVTHLPREVFEDYLRDIAPRYTAATYSLLTHNCNNFSNEVAQFLVGAGIPDYILNLPNEVMSSPMGAMIMPMIQNLEATLRNNAAPQTTQFVPTPASVSVPQPVASADKTPSSTAAAAASAAPVGSSSKKEEEKKIEKQTPEKAAAAAPAMADPLGSMRGKVQEEVMREFAALMASGTLRASEAAALAMRRVMERHGDGASMQA, via the exons ATGGCGGAG GAGGGGCACAAGGTGGTGCTCAACGTGTACGACCTCAGCAACGGCCTGGCGCGCCAGCTCTCCACCTCCTTCCTCGGCAAGCCCATCGAGGCCATATG GCACACGGGCGTGGTGGTGTACGGCAACGAGTACTTCTTCGGGGGCGGGATCCAGGCGGCGCCGGCGGGGGCCACGCAGTACGGCCGCCCCGTGCGGGTCGTCGACCTGGGCGTCACCCACCTCCCCCGCGAGGTCTTCGAGGACTACCTCCGCGACATCGCGCCGCGCTACACCGCCGCCACCTACAGCCTGCTCACCCACAACTGCAACAACTTTAGCAACGAGGTCGCGCAGTTCCTCGTCGGCGCCGGGATCCCCGACTACATCCTCAACCTGCCCAACGAGGTCATGTCCAGCCCCATGGGCGCCATGATCATGCCCATGATCCAGAACCTCGAGGCCACGCTCAGGAACAACGCCGCGCCCCAGACCACCCAGTTCGTGCCCACGCCGGCCTCTGTCTCCGTGCCGCAGCCGGTGGCTTCGGCCGACAAAACCCCTAGTTCTACAGCAGCTGCCGCTGCTAGTGCGGCACCTGTTGGCTCTTCTTCCaagaaagaagaagagaagaagatcgagAAGCAGACTCCAGAGAAAGCCGCCGCGGCAGCTCCGGCTATGGCTGACCCTCTCGGGAGCATGAGGGGGAAGGTGCAGGAGGAGGTGATGAGGGAGTTTGCGGCGCTCATGGCCAGTGGGACACTGCGGGCGAGCGAGGCCGCGGCGCTGGCCATGCGCCGGGTCATGGAGCGCCACGGTGACGGCGCCAGTATGCAGGCCTAG